A part of Haloarchaeobius sp. HME9146 genomic DNA contains:
- a CDS encoding beta-ribofuranosylaminobenzene 5'-phosphate synthase family protein, translating to MAVVSTGARLHFGFQNLSLAHERLYGGLGVGLAEPRARIEATRADSLRCDDPDVERYAERVLTVLDLPGAEVHVEDSLPRHVGLGSGTQLALATLVAVATAYGREVDVRALAPQLGRGGRSGVGVATFESGGFVADAGHPTTRFTSAPPADGEWTVPAVATRHELPGSWRFVLTVPDVPAGRSGSRENESMRAVVERADAAVADEIAGIVTRQLLPAAAEGRLDAFGTAVSEIGRLNGAWYADEQGGVFRPPVGTIVSELTESESLTGVGQSSWGPTVYGLTDRARVEDARAAAERALDAADVEGQILVCRPGNTGAWVDTGSRADPEVR from the coding sequence ATGGCAGTCGTCTCGACCGGCGCGCGTCTCCACTTCGGCTTCCAGAACCTCTCGCTGGCACACGAACGGCTCTATGGAGGACTGGGCGTCGGACTCGCGGAGCCGCGGGCTCGCATCGAGGCGACACGTGCGGACTCGCTCCGCTGTGACGACCCGGACGTCGAACGCTACGCGGAGCGGGTGTTGACGGTGCTCGACCTCCCCGGGGCCGAGGTCCACGTCGAGGACAGCCTCCCGCGCCACGTCGGGCTCGGAAGCGGGACCCAGCTCGCGCTCGCGACGCTCGTCGCGGTCGCAACAGCGTACGGCCGCGAGGTCGACGTCCGGGCGCTTGCGCCACAGCTCGGGCGTGGCGGTCGCTCCGGTGTCGGCGTGGCGACGTTCGAATCCGGCGGCTTCGTCGCCGATGCCGGGCATCCGACGACGCGGTTCACGAGCGCGCCACCCGCCGACGGAGAGTGGACCGTCCCCGCGGTGGCGACCCGGCACGAACTCCCGGGGAGCTGGCGCTTCGTCCTCACCGTCCCCGACGTCCCTGCCGGTCGCAGTGGCTCGCGAGAGAACGAGAGCATGCGCGCCGTGGTCGAGCGTGCCGACGCCGCGGTCGCCGACGAGATCGCGGGCATCGTCACGCGGCAGTTGCTCCCCGCGGCTGCGGAGGGTCGCCTCGACGCCTTCGGCACCGCCGTGAGCGAAATCGGCCGGCTCAACGGCGCGTGGTACGCCGACGAGCAGGGCGGCGTGTTCCGGCCCCCGGTCGGGACCATCGTCAGCGAACTCACCGAGTCGGAGTCACTGACTGGCGTCGGTCAGTCGTCGTGGGGGCCGACGGTGTACGGCCTGACGGACCGCGCCCGGGTCGAGGACGCCCGTGCCGCGGCGGAGCGGGCGCTCGACGCGGCCGACGTGGAGGGGCAGATCCTCGTCTGTCGGCCCGGCAACACGGGAGCCTGGGTCGACACCGGGTCGCGCGCCGACCCCGAAGTTCGGTGA
- a CDS encoding HTR-like protein gives MERLPMGISRLDSMIGGGAPPGSVVLLAGEVGAGAREFVYTSIAMNGLARENPELFDLYYGSLHSQATVPEEIHYVSFTADRDALVEEMGYTMDSELVEAGTDPVDFADLSQHYFQLSQVPREWYSDATSDIASLGDRDRRSTLDAVGEYLNRNAAGSLVVIDSVTDLLSAAEEQMDWNQITLLMKGLKKASYRWGGLILLLVNIEALSERQLGRLMDAVDGSLVFRWESGGSERARTLVVKQFRGVLSRLEDENIIQFETEIHDGGFDISDVRKIR, from the coding sequence ATGGAGCGGCTGCCGATGGGCATCTCGCGGCTGGATTCGATGATTGGCGGGGGCGCGCCCCCGGGGAGTGTCGTGCTCCTCGCGGGCGAGGTGGGGGCGGGTGCACGTGAGTTCGTCTACACGAGCATCGCGATGAACGGGCTGGCCCGGGAGAACCCCGAGCTGTTCGACCTCTACTACGGAAGCCTGCACAGTCAGGCGACCGTCCCCGAGGAGATACACTACGTCTCGTTCACCGCGGATCGCGACGCGCTCGTCGAGGAGATGGGATACACGATGGACAGTGAACTCGTCGAGGCGGGCACCGACCCCGTCGACTTCGCCGACCTCTCCCAGCATTACTTCCAGCTCTCGCAGGTGCCACGGGAGTGGTACTCCGACGCGACCAGCGACATCGCCTCGCTGGGTGACCGCGACCGCCGGAGCACGCTCGACGCCGTCGGCGAGTACCTCAACCGGAACGCGGCGGGCAGCCTGGTCGTCATCGACTCGGTGACTGACCTGCTGAGTGCGGCCGAAGAGCAGATGGACTGGAACCAGATCACCCTGCTGATGAAGGGGCTGAAGAAGGCGTCCTACCGGTGGGGCGGGCTCATCCTCCTGCTGGTCAACATCGAGGCCCTCTCCGAGCGCCAGCTCGGCCGGCTGATGGACGCGGTCGATGGGTCGCTCGTGTTCCGGTGGGAGTCCGGCGGGTCCGAGCGCGCCCGGACTCTCGTCGTCAAGCAGTTCCGGGGGGTGCTCTCCCGGCTGGAGGACGAGAACATCATCCAGTTCGAGACCGAGATTCACGACGGCGGATTCGACATCAGCGACGTGCGCAAAATCCGGTGA
- a CDS encoding transcription factor S: MQFCDDCGSMMKAQGDEWVCSSCGATEARNRDDEADFVSTEAQTDSEVIETEENAEFEGKPTATDVTCDNCGTQKAWYYIQQTASADEPPTRFFKCTECGKKWRGYN, translated from the coding sequence ATGCAATTCTGTGATGACTGCGGTTCGATGATGAAGGCACAGGGCGACGAATGGGTCTGTTCGAGCTGCGGCGCGACCGAGGCTCGCAACCGCGACGACGAGGCCGACTTCGTGAGCACCGAAGCACAGACCGACAGCGAGGTCATCGAGACCGAAGAGAACGCCGAGTTCGAGGGGAAACCCACCGCGACCGACGTGACCTGTGACAACTGTGGCACGCAGAAGGCGTGGTACTACATCCAGCAGACCGCGTCGGCCGACGAGCCGCCGACGCGCTTCTTCAAGTGTACGGAGTGCGGGAAGAAGTGGCGCGGCTACAACTGA